A single region of the Longimicrobiaceae bacterium genome encodes:
- a CDS encoding ATP-binding protein: protein MPEQRTMTVLHVDDYPAGRYATSRVLRQAGFAVLEAATGGEALDRAREQPDLIILDVNLPDLSGFEVAQRLKDDPDTAAIPILQMSAAYRDADHRAQGLEGGADAYLTQPVEPRELIATVRALLRVRQAETEVRESEVRFRSLVAAIADVVWTADPEGRVRGDLPEWRELTGQTPEEARGYGWLDALHPGDRERVLHAWEEAVGTGSTYDAEYRLRVRNGSFRYVSARGIPVREPDGSVREWVGVCVDVDERRRGEERQRFFAEASSVLASSLQYEETLTRVAALAVPALADGCMVHMRGEDGAIQRLTVAHTDPPGDELARDLLLRYLSGDGASGVSRVLRTGEPELVRDITDEALRRAARDEAHLQALRGLGLRSSLVVPLVARGETIGAVTFVTARSERTLNEADLAVAEELARRAALAIDNARLYSAALVASQAKSDFLATMSHELRTPMNAIMGYADLLDAEVAGPLTERQREQLGRITASSSHLLQLIDEILTFSRVEAGREEVRLERFELAELVRQTCLLVEPLAHAKQLAFPVELRDEPVWMESDPGKLRQILLNLLSNAVKFTDEGAVRLTARKRGDAVELEVRDTGIGITAEQAEKVFDPFWQVEQAPSRRVGGTGLGLSVTRHLARLLGGDVEVRSSLGEGSVFTVRLPLRAPAIPAGSAGTREQRDDPGTGPDSR, encoded by the coding sequence ATGCCTGAGCAGCGGACCATGACCGTCCTGCACGTGGACGACTACCCGGCGGGGCGCTACGCCACCAGCCGGGTGCTGCGCCAGGCCGGCTTCGCGGTGCTGGAGGCCGCCACCGGGGGCGAGGCGCTCGACCGCGCGCGGGAGCAGCCGGACCTCATCATCCTGGACGTCAACCTCCCGGACCTCAGCGGCTTCGAGGTGGCGCAGCGGCTCAAGGACGACCCGGACACCGCCGCCATCCCCATCCTGCAGATGTCCGCGGCCTACCGCGACGCGGACCACCGCGCCCAGGGGCTGGAAGGGGGAGCGGACGCCTACCTCACCCAGCCGGTGGAGCCGCGGGAGCTGATCGCCACCGTGCGGGCGCTGCTGCGCGTCCGCCAGGCGGAAACCGAGGTGCGGGAGAGCGAGGTGCGCTTCCGCTCGCTGGTGGCCGCCATCGCGGACGTGGTGTGGACCGCGGACCCGGAGGGGCGGGTCCGGGGCGACCTTCCCGAATGGCGGGAGCTGACCGGGCAGACGCCGGAGGAGGCGCGCGGGTACGGCTGGCTGGACGCCCTCCACCCCGGCGACCGCGAGCGCGTGCTCCACGCCTGGGAGGAGGCGGTCGGCACCGGGAGCACGTACGACGCCGAGTACCGCCTGCGGGTGCGCAACGGGAGCTTCCGCTACGTCTCCGCGCGCGGAATCCCGGTGCGGGAGCCGGACGGGAGCGTGCGCGAGTGGGTGGGCGTCTGCGTGGACGTGGACGAGCGCCGCCGGGGGGAGGAGCGGCAGCGCTTCTTCGCGGAGGCGAGCAGCGTGCTGGCGTCCTCGCTGCAGTACGAGGAGACGCTGACCAGGGTGGCGGCGCTGGCGGTCCCCGCCCTGGCCGACGGGTGCATGGTGCACATGCGCGGGGAGGACGGCGCGATCCAGCGGCTGACCGTCGCCCACACCGACCCGCCCGGGGACGAGCTCGCGCGGGACCTCCTGCTCCGGTACCTCTCGGGCGACGGTGCGTCCGGCGTGTCCCGGGTCCTCCGGACGGGCGAGCCGGAGCTCGTCCGGGACATCACGGACGAGGCGCTGCGCCGGGCCGCCCGGGACGAGGCGCACCTGCAGGCCCTCCGCGGGCTGGGCCTGCGCTCCTCCCTGGTGGTCCCGCTGGTGGCGCGGGGGGAGACCATCGGGGCCGTCACCTTCGTGACCGCCCGATCGGAGCGCACCCTGAACGAGGCCGACCTGGCGGTCGCCGAGGAGCTGGCCCGGCGCGCGGCGCTGGCCATCGACAACGCGCGCCTGTACAGCGCCGCCCTGGTCGCCAGCCAGGCCAAGAGCGACTTCCTGGCCACCATGAGCCACGAGCTGCGCACCCCCATGAACGCCATCATGGGGTACGCGGACCTACTGGACGCGGAGGTGGCGGGGCCGCTCACCGAGCGGCAGCGCGAGCAGCTCGGGCGCATCACCGCCAGCTCCAGCCACCTCCTCCAGCTCATCGACGAGATCCTCACCTTCTCCCGCGTCGAGGCGGGGCGCGAGGAGGTCCGTCTGGAGCGCTTCGAGCTGGCGGAGCTGGTGCGCCAGACGTGCCTGCTGGTGGAGCCGCTGGCGCACGCCAAGCAGCTCGCCTTCCCGGTGGAGCTCCGGGACGAGCCGGTGTGGATGGAGTCCGACCCGGGAAAGCTGCGCCAGATCCTCCTCAACCTCCTCTCCAACGCGGTGAAGTTCACGGACGAGGGTGCGGTGCGGCTCACCGCCCGGAAGCGGGGTGACGCGGTGGAGCTGGAGGTGCGGGACACCGGGATCGGGATCACCGCCGAGCAGGCCGAGAAGGTGTTCGATCCCTTCTGGCAGGTGGAGCAGGCCCCCTCGCGCCGCGTGGGCGGAACCGGGCTGGGCCTCAGCGTCACCCGCCACCTGGCCCGCCTGCTCGGGGGCGACGTGGAGGTCCGCAGCAGCCTGGGGGAGGGGAGCGTCTTCACGGTGCGCCTTCCGCTGCGCGCCCCGGCCATCCCGGCCGGGAGCGCGGGCACCCGGGAGCAGCGGGACGACCCGGGCACCGGTCCCGACTCCCGGTGA
- a CDS encoding LytTR family DNA-binding domain-containing protein translates to MIARIRVAIADDEPLARQRLRSLLSRHADLEVVAECANGLEAVTAVATHRPDLLFLDVQMPGMTGVETLCSLGDRAVPAVVFVTAHDEHAVEAFEHQALDYLLKPVSEERFARMLGRVRERLAEKSSTALTGEVLRRLAEAAAGPAPPPAAAPTRPERLLVRSGPRLRFVEVADVDWIEADGDYVRLHTGKTSHLMRSTLAAVEAQLDPARFVRIHRSTIVRTSRIREMEPYFRGEFMVVLDTGAKLKMSRSYRERLQSALGQEL, encoded by the coding sequence GTGATCGCGCGCATCCGCGTGGCGATCGCCGACGACGAGCCGCTCGCGCGCCAGAGGCTCCGCTCCCTCCTGTCCCGACACGCCGACCTGGAGGTGGTGGCGGAGTGCGCCAACGGCCTCGAGGCCGTCACGGCCGTGGCGACGCACCGCCCCGACCTGCTCTTCCTCGACGTCCAGATGCCCGGGATGACCGGGGTGGAGACGCTGTGCTCGCTGGGGGACCGCGCGGTCCCCGCCGTGGTGTTCGTCACCGCGCACGACGAGCACGCCGTGGAGGCCTTCGAGCACCAGGCGCTCGACTACCTGCTCAAGCCGGTGAGCGAGGAGCGCTTCGCCCGGATGCTCGGACGGGTGCGGGAGCGCCTCGCCGAGAAGTCGTCCACCGCCCTGACCGGGGAAGTCCTCCGCCGGCTCGCCGAGGCCGCCGCGGGACCGGCGCCCCCGCCGGCCGCGGCCCCCACCCGGCCCGAGCGGCTCCTGGTGCGTTCCGGGCCCAGGCTCCGGTTCGTCGAGGTCGCCGACGTGGACTGGATCGAGGCGGACGGCGACTACGTGCGCCTGCACACCGGGAAGACGTCGCACCTGATGCGGTCGACGCTCGCGGCGGTCGAAGCCCAGCTCGATCCCGCCCGGTTCGTGCGCATCCACCGCTCCACCATCGTGCGTACCTCCCGGATCCGGGAGATGGAGCCGTACTTCCGGGGCGAGTTCATGGTGGTCCTGGACACCGGGGCGAAGCTCAAGATGAGCCGCAGCTACCGGGAACGGCTGCAGAGCGCCCTCGGACAGGAGCTGTAG